The following proteins come from a genomic window of Negativicoccus succinicivorans:
- the mutY gene encoding A/G-specific adenine glycosylase: MTTWVEKLLAWFKVNGRELPWREERTPYRTWVSEIMLQQTRVEAVRAYYTNWLEKFPTPETVAQASTEEVLHAWQGLGYYRRARLLQQAMQEVQAQYDGEIPSGRDELLALPGIGPYVMGAIRSLAFNEPEPAVDGNVLRVFARLYGIADNILDASAHREVTKLVAEVLPADRPQEFNEALMDFGALICIPRAPRCSLCPLREECVAYRTGQTDTLPVRRKKTQQQKWYAAVAVVARDGAFLLERRPEEGMLAGMWQFPQQLARTLTAAKEELFAQYPPQAKQWFWRHKHVFSHRIWELRAYRAAPPSTLAGDFRWVRPNEFVTLPMAGPHAKLAAYILDQDR, encoded by the coding sequence GTGACGACATGGGTTGAAAAACTGCTGGCTTGGTTTAAGGTCAACGGTCGGGAGCTTCCCTGGCGAGAAGAGCGCACGCCATACCGCACCTGGGTATCGGAAATTATGTTGCAGCAGACGCGCGTGGAGGCGGTACGCGCCTACTACACGAACTGGCTGGAGAAATTTCCGACGCCGGAGACGGTGGCGCAGGCTTCTACGGAAGAAGTTTTGCACGCTTGGCAAGGGCTTGGCTATTATCGGCGCGCTCGCCTTTTGCAGCAGGCGATGCAAGAAGTTCAAGCGCAATACGACGGTGAAATTCCGTCAGGGCGTGACGAACTGCTGGCGTTGCCCGGCATCGGTCCGTACGTAATGGGAGCGATCCGATCGCTCGCCTTCAACGAACCGGAACCGGCGGTTGACGGCAATGTCCTGCGAGTATTCGCCCGACTGTACGGCATCGCGGATAACATTTTGGACGCGTCCGCGCATCGCGAAGTGACGAAACTCGTGGCGGAAGTGTTGCCCGCGGATCGGCCGCAGGAATTTAATGAAGCGCTGATGGATTTCGGCGCGTTGATTTGTATTCCGCGCGCGCCGCGATGCAGCCTGTGTCCTTTGCGCGAGGAGTGCGTGGCCTACCGGACCGGGCAAACGGACACCTTGCCCGTACGTCGGAAAAAAACGCAGCAACAAAAATGGTATGCCGCCGTCGCCGTGGTTGCCCGCGACGGGGCGTTTTTATTGGAACGGCGACCGGAAGAAGGCATGCTCGCCGGCATGTGGCAGTTTCCGCAACAGTTGGCGCGGACGTTGACAGCCGCGAAAGAGGAACTGTTCGCGCAGTATCCGCCGCAGGCCAAGCAATGGTTTTGGCGGCATAAGCATGTGTTTTCGCATCGTATTTGGGAATTGCGGGCGTATCGAGCGGCGCCGCCGTCAACATTAGCGGGCGACTTTCGCTGGGTGCGGCCGAACGAATTTGTAACGCTGCCGATGGCAGGTCCGCATGCCAAACTGGCGGCTTATATTTTAGATCAGGATCGGTAA
- a CDS encoding metallophosphoesterase, which yields MARVNFILLVLLTVSFVTAFVNSACLTGLWGLNWYSLFGGFLSVSWLAAVYYFFYADLYLTTFAGAFGRFLALLSVSWLMWQLAVAVPLVIVRVLSLFGGKTGLWSTLTACILVGAVVMIGAGLYGSEHLDYETKELRYTSLPYQFDGTKIALITDLHIGPYYHVSDLAEILEQAERDEVDYIVLGGDLIDDVRELPALQKLLKEKAPNFRLGIDYVWGNHEYFRNQPLIADYLAQSDIRVLKNEHATLSRDGATIYVAGVDYPFERGENLKAQAKEYTDQAMAGIPERAFVMLLAHHPQFLEEGFTRHVELTLAGHTHGMQFGPAGQTFPLMYPYNRGLFTRGASVGYVSRGAGGWMPLRVFCDREVTYFTLKRGR from the coding sequence ATGGCTCGAGTGAACTTTATTTTACTTGTTTTATTGACAGTTTCCTTTGTGACGGCTTTTGTAAACTCCGCGTGTCTTACGGGCCTGTGGGGGCTGAACTGGTACAGCCTTTTCGGCGGCTTTTTAAGTGTTTCGTGGCTCGCCGCCGTCTACTACTTTTTTTACGCGGATTTGTATTTGACGACTTTCGCCGGCGCGTTCGGTCGCTTTTTGGCATTGCTCAGTGTTTCCTGGCTGATGTGGCAGCTTGCCGTGGCAGTGCCGCTGGTCATCGTGCGCGTGCTTTCTTTGTTCGGCGGCAAAACGGGGCTTTGGTCGACGCTTACCGCGTGCATTTTGGTCGGCGCTGTCGTCATGATCGGCGCGGGTCTCTACGGTAGCGAACATTTGGACTATGAAACGAAAGAATTACGCTACACGAGTTTACCGTATCAATTTGACGGTACCAAAATCGCGCTCATTACCGATTTGCATATCGGACCGTACTACCACGTCAGTGATCTGGCGGAGATTTTGGAACAGGCGGAACGCGATGAGGTGGATTACATCGTTTTAGGCGGCGACTTGATTGATGACGTGCGGGAACTTCCGGCGTTGCAGAAACTGTTGAAAGAAAAAGCGCCGAACTTCCGACTCGGTATCGATTATGTGTGGGGCAATCACGAATATTTCCGCAACCAGCCGCTGATCGCGGACTATCTTGCGCAATCGGATATTCGCGTTTTGAAAAATGAGCACGCCACGCTTTCACGCGATGGCGCTACTATCTATGTGGCCGGTGTGGATTATCCGTTTGAACGCGGCGAGAACTTGAAAGCGCAAGCCAAAGAGTATACGGATCAAGCCATGGCGGGCATTCCGGAACGTGCGTTCGTGATGTTGCTGGCGCACCACCCGCAATTTTTGGAAGAAGGTTTCACGCGTCACGTTGAGCTGACGTTGGCCGGACATACGCACGGCATGCAGTTCGGTCCCGCCGGACAGACCTTTCCGCTGATGTATCCGTACAATCGCGGCCTGTTTACGCGCGGCGCAAGCGTCGGTTATGTCAGTCGCGGCGCGGGCGGCTGGATGCCGCTGCGCGTATTTTGCGATCGCGAAGTGACCTATTTCACATTGAAACGCGGACGTTAA
- a CDS encoding thioesterase family protein produces MSMIGSKGSFTRVIAATDTAAAVGSGTVDVCATPVIAAAMEAAAVAALAPHLNDDETTVGTRISLTHTAPSLVGMTLTACAEVTAHTGRQYEFTVTVRDEIGVVAEGTHTRVLVNTSRFLTNAATRARK; encoded by the coding sequence ATGTCCATGATCGGTAGCAAAGGAAGCTTTACCCGCGTTATTGCCGCCACCGATACGGCCGCGGCCGTCGGCAGCGGCACCGTCGACGTGTGCGCGACGCCCGTCATCGCCGCCGCGATGGAGGCGGCCGCCGTCGCCGCGCTCGCGCCGCACCTGAACGATGACGAAACTACGGTCGGCACGCGCATTTCTCTCACGCACACCGCTCCCAGCTTGGTCGGGATGACGCTGACCGCCTGCGCCGAGGTAACGGCGCACACCGGACGACAATACGAATTTACCGTGACGGTGCGTGATGAGATCGGCGTGGTCGCCGAAGGCACACATACGCGCGTCCTGGTGAATACGTCGCGTTTTTTAACGAACGCCGCGACCCGAGCACGCAAGTAA
- the thrC gene encoding threonine synthase, with product MNFVSTRGRAPSVTAAEALVSGLAPDGGLYVPEYLPAPREDWETTAGLTYAELAAEVLALFFTDWEKEELLTLCRKAYNGTFNMPGIIRVRKVGEKRYFTELFHGRTLAFKDMALSLFPHLLQAAKKKLGRTETTLILTATSGDTGKAALAGFQDVPGTEIIVFYPEHGVSPVQKWQMQTQAGENVHVYGVEGNFDDAQTFVKAAFEDPDLRAYAKDHGVAFSSANSINIGRLLPQIVYYIRTYAELVKAGEIKKGEAFDVCVPTGNFGNILAGYLAKQLGVPIAKLICASNENHVLTDFFRTGTYDRRREFHATHSPSMDILISSNLERFIYYLLDGDAQATANYLEELRVNGRFTLPESAMARADDFLCGWVDDEETVRLMGRMHKEHGYVMDPHTAVAVGVSDQLQEERDGRLLVIISTANPYKFPDTVAQALKLDTQDATDDFDRMWQIANISSLPLPIQFFHLREKQPRFHESVEKEDLQDVVRKTIAAMTEHNEN from the coding sequence ATGAATTTTGTCAGTACGCGCGGGCGCGCTCCGTCCGTTACCGCCGCGGAAGCTCTTGTTTCAGGTCTGGCACCGGATGGGGGACTGTACGTTCCGGAATATTTACCGGCGCCGCGTGAGGACTGGGAAACAACGGCGGGTCTGACATACGCGGAACTCGCCGCCGAAGTATTGGCGCTGTTTTTTACCGACTGGGAAAAAGAAGAACTGTTGACTTTATGCCGCAAGGCATACAACGGGACATTCAATATGCCGGGGATTATTCGCGTGCGCAAAGTCGGTGAAAAACGCTACTTCACGGAACTGTTCCATGGCCGGACGCTGGCGTTCAAAGACATGGCGTTATCCTTATTTCCTCATTTACTGCAAGCCGCCAAGAAAAAACTCGGGCGCACGGAAACGACGTTGATCCTGACCGCGACCAGCGGCGACACGGGCAAAGCCGCGTTGGCAGGATTCCAAGACGTGCCGGGGACGGAAATCATCGTATTTTATCCGGAACACGGCGTCAGCCCCGTGCAAAAATGGCAGATGCAGACCCAAGCGGGCGAAAACGTGCATGTGTACGGCGTCGAAGGTAACTTTGACGACGCGCAGACATTTGTCAAAGCGGCGTTTGAAGATCCGGACCTGCGCGCTTATGCCAAGGATCACGGCGTGGCGTTTTCCAGCGCCAATTCGATCAATATCGGCCGCTTATTGCCGCAGATCGTGTACTATATTCGCACCTACGCGGAACTCGTCAAAGCGGGCGAGATCAAAAAAGGCGAAGCGTTTGATGTCTGCGTGCCGACCGGTAACTTCGGCAATATTTTGGCGGGTTACCTCGCCAAGCAACTGGGCGTGCCGATCGCGAAACTGATTTGCGCCTCGAATGAAAATCACGTCTTGACGGACTTTTTCCGTACGGGCACTTACGATCGCCGCCGCGAATTTCACGCGACGCATTCGCCCTCCATGGACATTTTGATTTCGTCCAACTTGGAACGCTTTATTTACTACTTGCTGGACGGTGATGCGCAGGCGACCGCGAACTACCTCGAAGAACTTCGCGTAAACGGCCGCTTTACCTTGCCGGAATCCGCTATGGCGCGGGCCGATGATTTCCTGTGCGGTTGGGTGGATGACGAAGAAACGGTTCGCCTCATGGGCCGCATGCACAAAGAGCACGGCTATGTAATGGACCCGCATACGGCGGTGGCGGTCGGCGTGAGCGATCAGTTGCAAGAGGAACGGGACGGACGCCTGTTGGTCATTATTTCCACGGCGAATCCGTATAAATTCCCGGACACCGTCGCGCAGGCGTTGAAACTCGACACGCAAGACGCGACCGATGACTTTGATCGCATGTGGCAAATTGCCAATATTTCCAGCTTGCCGCTGCCGATTCAGTTTTTCCATTTGCGCGAAAAACAACCGCGCTTTCATGAGAGCGTCGAGAAAGAAGACTTGCAGGACGTTGTGCGCAAGACTATTGCCGCAATGACGGAGCATAATGAAAATTGA
- a CDS encoding TVP38/TMEM64 family protein: MKIDMQHTQWSEAEERRLKWGLVVFLLAILGGIHLLDPTFYGTIWHLSMVGDFHGTVEYLRGFGVWAMAVSFFIDVIINIVGFLPSIFLSAANGLVFGIWLGILISWAGETVGVLISFWLMRTIFRDMAKRVIEHNKMLTKLDSYSTMWAMLIARAVPYSPNGLVTALGALSRISYRDYLIGTALGKLPSVAIEVVVGHDVVLASENQTRLMVMIAGITIVYGGLWWWKRKKDQRDAARQAQDKSAQDEAEK; the protein is encoded by the coding sequence ATGAAAATTGACATGCAACATACGCAGTGGAGCGAAGCGGAAGAGCGTCGTCTCAAATGGGGACTGGTCGTATTTCTGCTCGCGATCCTGGGTGGGATCCATCTTCTGGATCCGACATTTTACGGTACGATCTGGCACCTTTCCATGGTCGGCGACTTTCACGGCACGGTCGAATACTTGCGCGGCTTTGGCGTATGGGCGATGGCCGTCAGCTTCTTTATCGACGTCATCATCAATATCGTCGGCTTTTTGCCTTCCATTTTCCTGTCGGCCGCCAACGGACTCGTGTTCGGCATTTGGCTCGGTATTCTGATTTCCTGGGCCGGTGAAACGGTGGGCGTGCTGATTTCGTTTTGGCTGATGCGCACGATCTTCCGCGACATGGCGAAACGCGTCATCGAGCATAATAAAATGCTCACCAAGCTGGACTCGTACTCGACCATGTGGGCGATGTTGATCGCTCGCGCCGTGCCGTACTCACCGAACGGACTGGTGACGGCGCTCGGCGCGCTTTCCCGCATCAGCTATCGCGATTACCTGATCGGCACGGCTTTGGGCAAATTGCCATCTGTGGCGATTGAAGTCGTCGTCGGACACGACGTCGTTCTCGCCTCGGAAAATCAGACGCGCCTCATGGTGATGATCGCCGGCATCACGATTGTCTACGGCGGTCTGTGGTGGTGGAAACGCAAAAAAGATCAGCGCGACGCCGCGCGCCAAGCGCAAGACAAAAGCGCGCAAGACGAAGCGGAAAAATAA